The sequence below is a genomic window from Alistipes provencensis.
GCGCCGAACTCCGTTACGAACCAGTGGATGTGGTTGCGGGTCGTCACCACGCCGGCACCGTCGAGCAGCGTCGGGCAGATTTTCGAGACGCCCTTGTTGGTGATCGAAGGCATGGCGATGATGGCCTTGCCGCCTTTCGACAGCGAAGCGCCGTAGACGAAGTCGATCTGACCGCCTACGCCCGACCAGAATTTCGTGCCCAGCGAGTCGGCACTCACCTGACCCGTCAGGTCGACCTGCAGGGCCGAGTTGATGGCGACGAAACGGTCGTTCTGCGAGATGATATAGGGGTCGTTCGTGTAGCCCACGTCCATCATCAGCACGCCGGGGTTGTCGTCGATGAAATCGTAGACACGCTGCGAACCCATCAGGAAGGTCGAAACCATCTTGCCCGGGTCGGTCTTCTTGGCTTCGCCGTTGATCACGCCCTTCTCCACCAGCGGCAGTACACCGTCGGCGAACATCTCGGTGTGGATACCGAGGTTCTTGTGGCCTCCCAACTGACTGAGTACGGCGTTCGGAATGGCTCCGATGCCCATTTGCAGCGTCGCGCCGTCCTCGATCAGGGCTGCGCAGTTGCGTCCGATGGCCGTCTCGACCTCATCCGGCTCCGAGAACTTGGCCTCGATCAGCGGGGTGTCGTCCTGCACGAACAGGTCGATCTTCGACAGCGGGATCATCGCCTGCCCGAAAGCGCGGGGAACGTGCTTGTTCACCACGGCGATCACATAGTCGGCACACTCCACGGCGGCCAGCGTAGCGTCGACCGACGTACCCAGCGATACATAACCG
It includes:
- a CDS encoding acetyl-CoA hydrolase/transferase family protein; translation: MTTKPIHFTTPEEAVKVIKSGDHVHLSSVASAPQCLINAMCKRGEAGELKDVHVHHLHTEGPAPYADPKFEGVFQLDSFFVGANVRKVTQSGYADYIPIFLSETQKLYRCGAVPCNVAMIQVCPPDKHGYVSLGTSVDATLAAVECADYVIAVVNKHVPRAFGQAMIPLSKIDLFVQDDTPLIEAKFSEPDEVETAIGRNCAALIEDGATLQMGIGAIPNAVLSQLGGHKNLGIHTEMFADGVLPLVEKGVINGEAKKTDPGKMVSTFLMGSQRVYDFIDDNPGVLMMDVGYTNDPYIISQNDRFVAINSALQVDLTGQVSADSLGTKFWSGVGGQIDFVYGASLSKGGKAIIAMPSITNKGVSKICPTLLDGAGVVTTRNHIHWFVTEFGAVDLYGKTLQERARLLISVAHPSAREELDRAAFERWGSHHHYIKSYMG